One window from the genome of Hippoglossus hippoglossus isolate fHipHip1 chromosome 10, fHipHip1.pri, whole genome shotgun sequence encodes:
- the gria2b gene encoding glutamate receptor 2b isoform X5, producing MEKIVNLSISVLLVLWGCALGGSPSVQIGGLFPRGADQEYSAFRIGMVQFGTSEFRLTPHIDNLEVANSFAVTNCFCSQFSRGVYAIFGFYDKKSVNTITSFCGTLHVSFITPSFPLDGNQQFIIQMRPDIKGPLLSLIEYYKWDKFAYLYDSDRGLTTLQVVLDTAAEKKWQVTAINVGNLKDERKDEAYRSLFQDLENKKERRVILDCEQDKVKDIMDQVITIGRHVKGYHYIIANLGFVDGDLSKIQYGGANVSGFQIVDFDDPLVSKFDQRWEALEEKEYPGADNKIRYTSALTYDAVQVMTEAFRYLHKQRIDFTRRANNGDCLANPAVPWAQGVEIERALKQVRVEGLTGNIQFDQHGKRVNYSVNVMELKTNGPVKIGYWNEVDRMAVTKSDVFANESTGMENKTVIVTTILEAPYVMLKKNSDLFVDNDRYEGYCVDLAAEIAKHCGFKYQLKIVSDGKYGARDAETKIWNGMVGELVYGKADIAVAPLTITLVREEVIDFSKPFMSLGISIMIKKPQKSKPGVFSFLDPLAYEIWMCIVFAYIGVSVVLFLVSRFSPYEWHTEEYEDGQIQTNESTNEFGIFNSLWFSLGAFMRQGCDISPRSLSGRIVGGVWWFFTLIIISSYTANLAAFLTVERMVSPIESAEDLAKQSEIAYGTLDSGSTKEFFRRSKIALFDKMWTYMRSAEPSVFVKTTAEGVLRVRKSKGKYAYLLESTMNEYIEQRKPCDTMKVGGNLDSKGYGIATPKGSSLRRRRAPSA from the exons TCTGTTCACAGTTCTCCAGGGGAGTGTACGCCATTTTCGGATTCTACGACAAAAAGTCCGTCAACACCATCACGTCGTTCTGCGGGACGCTCCACGTGTCGTTCATCACGCCCAGCTTCCCCCTGGACGGGAACCAGCAGTTCATCATCCAGATGAGACCTGACATCAAGGGGCCCCTCCTCAGCCTCATCGAGTACTACAAGTGGGACAAGTTTGCCTACCTGTACGACAGCGACCGAG GCCTGACGACGCTGCAGGTCGTCCTGGACACGGCGGCGGAGAAGAAGTGGCAGGTGACGGCCATCAACGTGGGGAACCTGAAAGACGAGAGGAAGGACGAGGCGTACCGCTCGCTGTTCCAGGACCTGGAGAACAAGAAGGAGCGGAGGGTGATCCTGGACTGTGAGCAGGACAAAGTCAAAGACATCATGGATCAG GTCATCACAATCGGCAGACACGTGAAGGGCTACCACTACATTATAGCCAATCTG GGTTTCGTCGATGGAGATCTGTCCAAGATCCAGTACGGTGGTGCCAACGTGTCGGGCTTTCAGATCGTTGACTTCGACGATCCTCTGGTGTCCAAGTTCGACCAGAGGTGGGAAGCCCTGGAGGAGAAGGAGTATCCCGGTGCCGACAATAAAATAAGG TACACGTCTGCGTTGACCTACGACGCCGTGCAGGTGATGACGGAAGCTTTCCGCTACCTGCACAAGCAGCGCATCGACTTCACCAGGAGGGCCAACAATGGCGACTGCCTGGCCAACCCTGCTGTGCCCTGGGCTCAGGGTGTGGAGATCGAGCGAGCACTGAAACAG GTCCGTGTGGAAGGCCTGACAGGAAACATCCAGTTCGACCAGCACGGCAAGAGAGTCAACTACTCGGTGAACGTAATGGAGCTGAAGACGAACGGTCCGGTGAAG ATTGGATACTGGAATGAAGTGGACAGAATGGCTGTGACCAAAAGCGACGTGTTTGCCAACGAGTCGACAggaatggaaaacaaaacagtcaTCGTCACCACCATCTTG GAAGCTCCGTATGTGATGCTGAAAAAGAACTCTGACCTTTTCGTGGACAACGACCGCTACGAGGGCTACTGTGTAGATCTGGCCGCCGAGATAGCGAAACACTGCGGCTTCAAATATCAGCTGAAAATAGTGTCGGATGGGAAATACGGAGCCAGGGATGCAGAGACTAAAATCTGGAACGGGATGGTGGGAGAGTTGGTGTACGGG AAAGCAGATATTGCCGTGGCTCCTCTCACCATCACTTTGGTGCGAGAGGAGGTGATCGACTTCTCCAAGCCCTTCATGTCCCTGGGAATCTCCATCATGATCAAGAAGCCTCAAAAATCCAAACCGGGAGTCTTCTCCTTCCTGGATCCGCTCGCCTACGAGATCTGGATGTGCATCGTGTTCGCCTACATCGGCGTCAGCGTCGTGCTGTTCCTCGTCAGCCGCTTCAGCCCGTACGAGTGGCACACAGAGGAGTACGAGGACGGGCAAATCCAGACCAACGAGTCGACCAACGAGTTCGGCATATTCAACAGCCTGTGGTTCTCTCTCGGTGCCTTCATGCGTCAAGGCTGTGACATCTCACCGAG GTCTCTGTCTGGGCGTATTGTCGGTGGCGTGTGGTGGTTCTTCACTTTAATCATCATCTCCTCCTACACGGCCAACCTGGCTGCTTTCCTGACAGTCGAGAGGATGGTGTCTCCCATTGAAAGCGCAGAGGACCTGGCGAAACAGAGTGAGATAGCGTACGGCACCCTGGACTCCGGCTCCACCAAAGAGTTTTTTAGG CGCTCCAAAATCGCCCTCTTTGACAAAATGTGGACGTACATGCGCAGCGCGGAgccctctgtgtttgtgaaaacCACAGCAGAGGGGGTTCTGAGGGTCCGCAAGTCCAAGGGGAAGTACGCCTACCTGCTGGAGTCCACCATGAACGAGTACATCGAGCAGCGGAAGCCGTGCGACACCATGAAGGTGGGAGGCAACCTGGACTCCAAAGGCTACGGGATCGCCACGCCGAAAGGATCCTCATTAAG GAGAAGACGAGCGCCCTCAGCCTGA